From a region of the Drosophila virilis strain 15010-1051.87 chromosome 3, Dvir_AGI_RSII-ME, whole genome shotgun sequence genome:
- the LOC6622239 gene encoding uncharacterized protein, whose translation MKYIVLALFVCLLAVALVAAVPVDESLQGDNIYGQADVHNPHDPQAIFKLKKLKKLLLG comes from the exons ATGAAGTACATCGTATTG GCTCTTTTCGTTTGCCTTCTGGCTGTGGCTTTGGTCGCCGCTGTGCCCGTCGACGAGTCGCTGCAGGGTGACAACATCTATGGCCAGGCTGATGTGCACAATCCCCACGATCCCCAGGCCATATTCAAGCTGAAGAAACTGAAGAAGCTGCTGCTCGGCTAA